A genomic region of Arachis hypogaea cultivar Tifrunner chromosome 5, arahy.Tifrunner.gnm2.J5K5, whole genome shotgun sequence contains the following coding sequences:
- the LOC112802994 gene encoding F-box protein CPR1: MDDKMKLKHTGNKPKQQSTMKKKQQQNENHKSKSIHDILALELIHRILLRVPVKDLDRLKCVSKLWNTLISDPDFAKSHLHLSAAPTHVCLFITDRSNAFSVDIDAVFHRHNALKEVSLPFKMNTPLDFTVMCSCRGLVLLHRAPHFFIVWNPLIGSSKRVSYSHIVSRSRRQYFMFSGIACLYGFGYDALQDDYLVVVASQDKNGQEHFDCLSLRTNSWTNLDFALSKPLDTSNWQSCGFFLNGAIHWGTFRDYSILIFDLKERSFSIISMPEQVMGYLFAPHLVLLGGCLALYSHEPKKTNIWVMKEYKVHSSWTFYQIPRARFEPLCLSNSSDIVAQDYVLMSIDPYLRLAKYNVRGELLQQRIFDDHHLAHVKARPRSISSGTSYIVYTESLVPVPSEIKDKDKDKKKKNGRQNQKNDVKQEKRTRSE, from the coding sequence ATGGATGATAAGATGAAGCTGAAGCACACAGGGAACAAACCAAAACAGCAATCgaccatgaagaagaagcaacagcAGAATGAGAATCACAAGAGCAAGAGCATTCACGACATTCTCGCTCTTGAGCTGATTCACAGAATCCTACTTAGGGTTCCTGTCAAAGATCTCGATCGCCTCAAGTGCGTTTCGAAGCTTTGGAACACTCTCATTTCCGATCCCGATTTTGCGAAATCGCATCTTCACCTCTCTGCCGCACCCACCCATGTATGCCTCTTCATAACTGACCGCTCCAATGCCTTTTCCGTTGACATTGACGCTGTATTTCACCGCCACAATGCACTAAAAGAGGTATCTCTCCCTTTCAAGATGAACACACCTTTGGATTTTACAGTTATGTGCTCCTGCAGAGGGCTTGTTCTCTTACACCGTGCCCCGCATTTTTTTATCGTATGGAACCCACTAATTGGATCCAGCAAAAGAGTTTCCTACTCTCACATTGTTTCTCGTAGTCGTCGCCAGTACTTTATGTTTTCCGGTATTGCGTGTTTGTATGGATTTGGTTATGATGCTTTACAGGATGACTACTTAGTTGTTGTAGCTTCTCAGGATAAGAATGGCCAAGAGCACTTTGATTGCTTGTCTTTGAGAACCAATTCATGGACTAATCTTGATTTTGCACTCTCCAAACCCTTGGATACTAGCAACTGGCAATCTTGTGGGTTCTTCTTGAATGGCGCTATTCATTGGGGGACTTTTAGAGATTATAGTATTCTTATATTTGATTTGAAGGAAAGAAGTTTCTCAATCATATCTATGCCTGAACAAGTGATGGGTTATCTCTTTGCCCCTCATCTCGTCCTACTAGGAGGGTGCCTGGCCTTGTATTCTCATGAACCCAAAAAAACTAACATATGGGTGATGAAAGAATACAAAGTGCATTCATCTTGGACTTTCTATCAGATTCCTCGTGCACGATTTGAGCCTCTATGCTTATCCAATAGTAGTGACATTGTTGCACAAGATTATGTTCTAATGTCTATAGATCCCTACTTAAGGTTGGCCAAATATAATGTCAGAGGAGAGCTCCTCCAACAAAGAATTTTTGATGATCATCATCTAGCACATGTTAAAGCTCGTCCGAGGTCTATATCGTCCGGAACAAGCTACATTGTATACACAGAGAGTCTCGTGCCAGTCCCCAGTGAGATTAAGGATAAGGATaaggataagaagaagaaaaatg